From one Drosophila gunungcola strain Sukarami chromosome 2R unlocalized genomic scaffold, Dgunungcola_SK_2 000006F, whole genome shotgun sequence genomic stretch:
- the LOC128255178 gene encoding LOW QUALITY PROTEIN: protein lifeguard 1 (The sequence of the model RefSeq protein was modified relative to this genomic sequence to represent the inferred CDS: deleted 1 base in 1 codon), whose translation MSWQSVPQYPQYQDPNQQYNYGGGYPPQGGYGGGGYPPQGGYPPQGPPQGYPPYAQGGAQPYPQPYGQGPPPGGYAPQPGFIQPPPSAGGYGAYDDPESQPKNFSFDDQSIRRGFIRKVYLILMGQLIVTFGAVALFVFHKGTRDFAANNRWLFWVALGVMLVTMLSMACCESVRRQTPTNFIFLGLFTAAQSFLMGVTATKYAPTEVLMAVGITAAVCLALTIFAMQTKYDFTMMGGILICCLVVFMIFGIVAIFVKGKIITLVYASIGALLFSVYLVYDTQLMMGGEHKYSISPEEYIFAALNLYLDIINIFMYILTIIGASRD comes from the exons ATGTCGTGGCAAAGTGTTCCCCAGTATCCCCAATACCAAG ATCCCAACCAACAGTACAACTATGGCGGAGGCTATCCGCCTCAGGGAGGATATGGCGGCGGTGGATATCCGCCTCAGGGAGGCTACCCGCCGCAAGGACCTCCGCAGGGCTATCCGCCTTACGCCCAGGGAGGCGCCCAACCGTATCCACAGCCCTACGGACAGGGCCCTCCGCCCGGTGGCTATGCCCCCCAGCCGGGCTTCATCCAACCACCGCCATCCGCGGGCGGCTATGGAGCCTACGATGATCCGGAGAGCCAGCCAAAGAACTTCTCCTTCGACGACCAGAGCATCCGGCGCGGATTTATACGCAAAGTTTACCTGATTCTGATG GGCCAACTCATCGTCACCTTTGGAGCTGTTGCGCTGTTTGTGTTTCACAAAGGCACCAGGGACTTCGCCGCTAATAACAGATGGCTCTTTTGGGTGGCTCTGGGCGTAATGTTAGTCACCATGCTGTCGATGGCTTGCTGCGAAAGTGTGCGCCGCCAGACGCCGACAAACTTTATATTCCTGGGCTTATTCACAGCAGCTCAATCTTTCTTGATGGGGGTTACAGCCACCAAATATGCACCAACTGAG GTTCTCATGGCGGTTGGCATAACGGCAGCTGTTTGTCTGGCCCTCACAATCTTTGCCATGCAGACCAAGTACGATTTCACTATGATGGGCGGCATCCTGATCTGCTGCTTGGTGGTGTTCATGATCTTTGGCATTGTGGCCATTTTCGTTAAGGGAAAGATCATCACACTGGTGTATGCCTCGATCGGAGCTCTTCTGTTCTCCGTT TACCTCGTCTACGACACCCAGTTGATGATGGGCGGCGAGCACAAGTACTCGATCAGCCCGGAGGAGTATATCTTTGCGGCGCTGAACCTCTACCTGGACATCATCaacatatttatgtacatTCTGACTATTATCGGCGCATCGCGCGACTAA
- the LOC128255176 gene encoding aspartate--tRNA ligase, cytoplasmic: protein MVEDKENVENGEQVSKKGAKKLAKAAKKAEQKAETASAVAANNAAGDSAEDHASGRYGLSEMIQSKDKRSERNFVPVSELSGQVGKGLVWVRGRVHTSRAKGKQCFLILRQQSSTVQCILAVGDVISKQMVKFAGNIPKESIVDIQAKAVAVSSKIESCTEQSLELAVEQIFVISQAKAQLPLQIEDASRPETADDAEGLNIRVNQDTRLDNRVLDLRTPANQAIFRLEAGVCRLFRDILTEQGFTEIHTPKIISAASEGGANVFTVSYFKDSAYLAQSPQLYKQMAIAADFDKVYTVGAVFRAEDSNTHRHLTEFVGLDLEMAFKYHYHEVLHTIGNTFTAIFKGLRDKYAREIESVGQQYKVDAFKFLEPPLILQFADGVAMLREAGVETGDEEDLSTPNEKLLGRLVKAKYDTDFYILDKFPLAIRPFYTMPDPNNPIYSNSYDMFMRGEEILSGAQRIHDPEYLMERAKHHGIDTSKIAAYIESFRYGCPPHAGGGIGMERVVMLYLGLDNIRKTSMFPRDPKRLTP from the exons ATGGTCGAAGACAAAGAGAACGTGGAAAACGGGGAGCAGGTCTCCAAGAAGGGAGCCAAAAAGCTGGCCAAGGCTGCCAAG AAAGCCGAGCAGAAGGCGGAGACTGCCTCCGCCGTGGCGGCCAACAATGCAGCCGGAGACTCTGCCGAAGATCACGCAAGTGGACGATATGGCCTCTCCGAAATGATCCAGTCCAAGGACAAGCGCAGCGAACGCAACTTTGTTCCTGTGTCCGAGTTGAGTGGCCAGGTGGGCAAGGGACTCGTCTGGGTGCGAGGACGCGTCCACACGTCGCGAGCCAAGGGAAAACAGTGCTTCCTGATCCTGCGCCAGCAGAGCAGCACGGTGCAGTGCATCCTGGCCGTGGGCGATGTCATATCCAAGCAAATGGTCAAGTTCGCGGGCAA TATTCCGAAGGAGAGCATCGTCGATATCCAGGCTAAGGCAGTGGCGGTGTCCAGCAAGATTGAGTCCTGCACAGAGCAATCGCTGGAGCTGGCAGTCGAGCAGATATTTGTGATTTCCCAGGCCAAGGCACAGCTGCCCCTGCAAATCGAGGACGCCTCGCGGCCCGAGACCGCCGACGATGCCGAAGGTCTCAATATTCGCGTGAATCAGGACACGCGTCTGGATAACCGAGTGCTGGATCTGAGAACCCCGGCGAATCAGGCCATTTTCCGCCTAGAAGCGGGAGTGTGCCGTCTGTTCCGTGACATCCTCACCGAGCAGGGCTTCACTGAGATCCACACGCCCAAGATCATTTCGGCGGCCAGCGAAGGTGGCGCCAACGTCTTCACTGTGAGCTACTTCAAGGATTCGGCCTATCTGGCGCAGTCGCCGCAGCTGTACAAGCAGATGGCCATTGCCGCCGATTTCGACAAGGTATACACTGTGGGTGCCGTTTTCCGGGCGGAGGATTCGAACACCCATCGTCACTTGACTGAGTTCGTGGGCCTCGACCTGGAGATGGCATTCAAGTACCACTACCACGAGGTGCTGCACACGATTGGCAACACATTCACGGCCATTTTCAAGGGACTGCGCGACAAGTACGCCCGGGAGATTGAGTCTGTGGGGCAGCAGTACAAAGTGGATGCCTTCAAGTTCCTGGAGCCGCCACTGATCCTTCAGTTTGCCGATGGCGTGGCCATGCTGCGGGAGGCCGGTGTGGAGACGGGCGACGAGGAGGATCTGTCGACGCCCAACGAGAAGCTGCTGGGCCGCCTGGTCAAAGCCAAGTACGACACCGATTTCTACATCCTGGACAAGTTCCCGTTGGCGATACGACCCTTCTACACAATGCCCGATCCGAACAATCCCATCTACTCCAACTCCTACGACATGTTTATGCGCGGCGAGGAGATCCTGTCCGGCGCGCAGCGCATCCACGATCCCGAGTACTTAATGGAGCGTGCCAAGCACCACGGCATCG ATACATCCAAGATTGCGGCGTACATTGAATCCTTCCGCTACGGATGTCCTCCTCATGCTGGCGGTGGAATTGGCATGGAGCGCGTGGTGATGTTGTATCTGGGATTGGACAACATTCGCAAGACCTCCATGTTCCCTCGTGATCCTAAGCGATTAACGCCTTAA